From a single Lewinella sp. LCG006 genomic region:
- the mtnA gene encoding S-methyl-5-thioribose-1-phosphate isomerase: protein MPDLKTIWLDPQDSSTVWIIDQRALPHDLVHEPLKTTAQAAAAIKEMHVRGAPLIGATAAWGLYLAMLEYQGAVDFDNYLDQVIDQLQNTRPTAVDLFNALEASKLRIRAAAPHDRVSVARQAAEDFAIASAAQCRAIGEHGLEILQDIAATKPGETINILTHCNAGKLACIDYGTATAPIYLAHEKGLPVHVWVDETRPRNQGARLTAYELAAAGIPHTVIVDNLGGHLMQHGMVDVVFVGTDRTTREGDVANKIGTYLKALAAHDNGVPFYVGLPTSTIDWTIRDGLREIPIEERGGDEVTHIQGKLNDKSQWVQLTPDASPGLNYGFDVTPARLVTGLITERGICAASEEGLLGLFPEGGSALQHKD, encoded by the coding sequence ATGCCTGACCTAAAAACCATCTGGCTCGATCCTCAAGATTCCTCTACTGTTTGGATTATTGACCAAAGGGCCTTGCCCCATGACTTGGTACATGAACCGCTGAAGACGACTGCGCAGGCGGCTGCGGCAATCAAAGAAATGCACGTGCGCGGAGCCCCGCTGATCGGCGCTACGGCGGCCTGGGGCTTGTACCTGGCGATGCTGGAATACCAGGGCGCCGTTGATTTTGACAACTATCTGGATCAGGTCATTGACCAATTGCAAAACACCCGCCCCACAGCGGTCGATCTGTTCAATGCTTTGGAAGCTTCTAAGTTGCGTATCCGCGCAGCTGCTCCTCATGATCGCGTAAGCGTTGCAAGGCAAGCTGCCGAGGATTTTGCTATCGCAAGCGCAGCCCAGTGCCGGGCCATCGGAGAGCATGGTCTGGAAATTTTGCAAGATATTGCCGCCACCAAGCCCGGTGAAACCATCAATATCCTCACCCATTGCAATGCTGGAAAGCTAGCTTGTATTGACTATGGCACTGCCACGGCACCCATTTATTTGGCTCACGAAAAAGGCCTGCCGGTACACGTTTGGGTAGATGAAACTCGCCCCCGCAACCAAGGCGCTCGCCTGACGGCGTATGAATTGGCCGCAGCTGGCATCCCTCACACCGTGATAGTCGACAACCTGGGAGGGCACCTCATGCAGCACGGCATGGTCGATGTGGTTTTCGTTGGCACCGACCGTACGACCCGCGAGGGCGATGTGGCCAATAAAATAGGCACTTACCTCAAAGCGCTGGCCGCCCACGACAATGGCGTCCCCTTCTACGTCGGTCTCCCCACCAGCACCATCGACTGGACCATCCGCGACGGCCTCCGTGAAATCCCCATAGAGGAACGCGGCGGCGACGAAGTCACCCACATTCAGGGCAAGCTCAATGATAAAAGCCAATGGGTACAACTTACCCCGGATGCCAGCCCTGGCCTCAATTACGGCTTCGATGTAACGCCCGCTCGGCTGGTGACTGGCCTGATTACTGAAAGAGGGATTTGTGCGGCGAGTGAAGAGGGGTTGTTGGGTTTGTTTCCGGAAGGGGGGAGCGCATTACAACATAAAGATTAG
- a CDS encoding DUF6377 domain-containing protein produces MKGRMIKKPLLFLVCFLTVVICSGNRDTLINVLEQNIQRRPLALKAKYQRINTLRKHLARAETQKDSFQLLLNLTHEYRSFNYDTASIEIQRLKKVAATPVENNQAEIQEAFILLSSGLFRESIDKLKGLTMEEMPDTVRCRYYFNLARSYFDLTDAYTNYLNTEEPFNAGMAFLDSAIYYTENNTVEQLSFLGLKALKRKELEKSKKIYQQLIQHPEITTRQLAIEYSALSSLYQGADQDTVLHFMIKAAIADEQALVKESTALTFLANYFSEAKNFERASRYINLALSDANFFGAQHRKMQILNILPLIEKQRLELEQSKYQQFVFFSATLAMLLFLSVLLFFRTLFQKKHIKSQHQQIIEREAAIQKAYQALATYAQKLSESNQLKEKYIGHFFQANTNLVNKVKSLFSKSSKEMAEGKFKEAIFTIKQFNADHEEKKLLQDFDSTFLTVFPTFIEQMNQFFPPAEQFEIPAQKVLSIELRIFALIRLGVSNNDIIAKVHNYSVNTIYTYKTKVRNRSFLSSDDFDKAVLEVKSIWNN; encoded by the coding sequence ATGAAAGGAAGAATGATAAAAAAGCCACTACTTTTTCTTGTTTGTTTCCTGACCGTAGTGATTTGTTCTGGAAATCGGGATACTCTAATCAATGTCCTGGAGCAAAATATCCAACGACGTCCATTAGCCTTGAAGGCAAAATACCAAAGGATAAATACTTTACGGAAGCATCTCGCTCGTGCTGAAACCCAGAAAGATTCTTTTCAGTTGCTCTTAAATCTTACTCATGAATACCGATCCTTTAATTATGATACTGCCTCCATTGAAATCCAAAGATTAAAAAAAGTGGCGGCTACACCGGTAGAGAATAATCAAGCGGAGATTCAAGAAGCTTTTATTCTGTTATCCTCTGGCTTGTTTCGAGAGTCTATCGATAAACTAAAAGGGTTGACGATGGAGGAGATGCCTGATACTGTACGGTGCAGGTATTATTTTAATTTGGCAAGGAGTTATTTTGACTTGACGGATGCTTACACAAATTATCTGAACACAGAGGAGCCATTCAATGCTGGCATGGCATTTCTTGATTCGGCCATCTACTACACTGAAAACAATACGGTGGAGCAACTTTCTTTCCTTGGGTTGAAGGCACTAAAGCGTAAAGAATTAGAGAAAAGCAAAAAGATTTACCAACAGCTTATCCAGCATCCAGAAATTACAACCCGGCAATTGGCAATTGAATATTCCGCCCTGAGCTCATTGTATCAAGGTGCAGATCAAGATACTGTTTTGCATTTTATGATCAAGGCTGCTATTGCCGATGAGCAGGCTCTGGTAAAAGAAAGCACCGCCCTGACCTTCTTGGCGAATTATTTTTCCGAGGCTAAAAATTTTGAACGTGCTAGCCGCTATATCAATCTCGCTTTGTCGGATGCTAATTTTTTTGGTGCGCAACATCGCAAAATGCAAATTCTGAATATCCTCCCCTTGATTGAAAAACAGCGTTTGGAATTGGAACAATCAAAATATCAGCAATTTGTCTTTTTCTCCGCAACATTAGCGATGCTACTTTTCCTTTCGGTTTTGCTTTTCTTTAGGACGCTATTTCAGAAAAAACACATCAAAAGCCAACACCAGCAAATAATAGAACGCGAGGCGGCCATACAAAAAGCTTATCAAGCTCTAGCTACTTATGCCCAAAAACTGAGCGAATCTAATCAGCTGAAAGAAAAATACATTGGTCACTTTTTTCAAGCCAATACCAATTTAGTCAATAAGGTAAAATCGCTTTTCAGCAAATCATCAAAAGAAATGGCGGAGGGGAAATTCAAAGAGGCGATTTTCACTATCAAGCAATTCAATGCAGATCATGAAGAGAAAAAGTTGCTCCAGGATTTTGATTCGACTTTCCTGACGGTCTTTCCCACTTTTATTGAACAGATGAATCAGTTTTTTCCTCCAGCGGAACAATTTGAAATACCAGCACAGAAAGTACTTTCGATTGAGCTAAGGATTTTTGCGCTTATTCGACTGGGGGTCTCCAATAATGACATCATTGCCAAAGTCCACAACTACTCTGTCAATACCATTTATACTTATAAAACCAAGGTCCGCAACCGGTCATTTCTTTCTAGTGATGATTTTGATAAAGCAGTACTTGAAGTCAAATCTATTTGGAATAACTAG